From a single Sphingobium lignivorans genomic region:
- the mutS gene encoding DNA mismatch repair protein MutS, with the protein MMAQYLALKAEAGGDLLFYRMGDFFELFFDDAKVAAQVLDIALTTRGEHLGEPIPMCGVPVHSADSYLARLIRAGHRVAIAEQTETPEQARARGSKALVGRAIVRFVTAGTLTEEALLDSRRANLLAAVGESGGAKAVAAADISTGRLEVVTLEGHAIEAELARLGASEVIARPGLAESIPAAMPFESRSFDSARAEEHIRRHFGVTTLESFGAFSRAELSALGGLLAYLEHVGKGRMPFLAAPVRLGSGAHLAIDPATRESLEIVQTQSGQRAGSLLAAVDRTVTGAGARLLAADLSAPLMNREAIEARLSLVQWFHDDGPLREDVRARLRALPDVGRALGRIAIGRGSPRDLGQLRDGLDAAHRLRERLGRLPSRPALLDDLLPHFDGHGELIDILQRAIVAAPPTEAANGGYIAEGYDAALDELRRLAGDGRRAIASLEARYREETGIAALKIRHNGVLGYHVEVPARHADALLAQDSGFTHRQTLAGVVRFNSVDLHEQAGRVAQAGAHALAAEAAHFEELVARTVRRREAIARTADALARIDVAAALAERGVEGGWTRPALVEDRCLDVSGGRHPVVEAALGREGAAFVANDCRLDEGDRLWLVTGPNMGGKSTFLRQNALIVILAQAGSFVPARAARLGLVDRLFSRVGASDNLARGRSTFMVEMIETAAILAQATERSFVILDEVGRGTSTYDGLAIAWAVVEAIHDVNACRCLFATHYHELTRLAERLEALSLHHVRAREWQGDLVLLHEVSEGPADRSYGIAVARLAGLPPQVLARAKDVLARLEAGKAQTGGIAAGLDDLPLFAAALAPQPDKAPDPLRERLAQTDADSLSPREALELVYALKQLSDAAPI; encoded by the coding sequence ATGATGGCCCAGTATCTGGCCCTGAAGGCGGAGGCGGGCGGGGACCTGCTTTTCTATCGCATGGGCGACTTCTTCGAGCTGTTCTTCGATGACGCCAAGGTGGCCGCGCAAGTCCTCGACATCGCGCTGACCACGCGCGGCGAACATCTCGGCGAGCCGATCCCGATGTGCGGCGTGCCCGTGCACAGCGCGGACAGCTATCTGGCGCGCCTCATCAGGGCGGGGCACCGTGTTGCCATTGCCGAGCAGACCGAGACGCCGGAACAGGCCCGCGCGCGGGGCTCCAAGGCGCTGGTCGGCCGCGCGATCGTGCGCTTCGTCACGGCCGGCACGCTCACCGAGGAAGCGTTGCTGGACAGCCGCCGGGCCAATCTGCTGGCGGCGGTGGGCGAGAGCGGTGGCGCGAAGGCCGTCGCCGCAGCCGATATATCCACGGGCAGGTTGGAGGTGGTGACGCTCGAAGGGCACGCCATCGAGGCTGAACTGGCCCGCCTGGGCGCGAGCGAGGTTATCGCGCGGCCCGGACTGGCGGAAAGCATCCCCGCAGCCATGCCGTTCGAGAGCCGGAGTTTCGACAGCGCGCGGGCCGAAGAGCATATCCGCCGGCATTTCGGCGTCACGACACTGGAGAGCTTCGGCGCCTTCTCGCGGGCGGAGCTTTCCGCGCTGGGCGGGCTGCTCGCTTATCTCGAGCATGTCGGCAAGGGCCGCATGCCGTTTCTCGCTGCCCCGGTCCGGCTGGGTTCGGGCGCACATCTCGCGATCGATCCGGCCACCCGCGAGAGCCTGGAGATCGTGCAGACGCAGAGCGGTCAGCGGGCCGGCAGCCTGCTGGCGGCCGTCGACCGGACGGTGACCGGCGCGGGCGCGCGGCTGCTGGCGGCCGATCTCTCCGCTCCCCTGATGAACCGCGAAGCGATCGAGGCCCGGCTGAGCCTCGTCCAGTGGTTCCACGACGATGGACCGCTCCGCGAGGATGTCCGTGCCCGATTGCGGGCCTTGCCCGATGTCGGTCGGGCGCTCGGCCGCATAGCCATCGGCCGGGGCAGCCCGCGCGATCTGGGGCAATTGCGCGATGGCCTCGATGCCGCCCATCGCCTGCGCGAGAGGCTGGGGCGCCTGCCCTCGCGGCCCGCGCTGCTTGACGACCTGCTGCCGCATTTCGACGGGCACGGGGAACTGATCGACATATTACAGCGCGCCATCGTCGCCGCTCCGCCGACGGAAGCTGCCAATGGTGGCTATATCGCCGAGGGCTATGATGCCGCGCTCGACGAACTGCGCCGCCTGGCGGGGGACGGCCGGCGCGCGATCGCTAGCCTGGAAGCCCGCTACCGTGAGGAGACGGGGATCGCCGCGCTCAAGATCCGCCACAATGGTGTGCTTGGCTATCATGTCGAAGTGCCTGCCCGCCATGCCGATGCCCTGCTGGCGCAGGACAGCGGCTTCACGCATCGCCAGACCCTGGCCGGCGTGGTGCGCTTCAATTCGGTGGATCTTCATGAACAGGCGGGCCGGGTCGCCCAGGCCGGCGCGCATGCCCTCGCCGCCGAGGCAGCGCATTTCGAGGAGCTGGTCGCACGCACTGTCCGCAGGCGCGAGGCGATCGCCCGGACGGCGGACGCGCTGGCTCGGATCGATGTCGCGGCCGCCCTCGCGGAGCGCGGCGTCGAGGGCGGATGGACGCGCCCGGCCCTGGTGGAGGATCGTTGCCTCGATGTATCCGGCGGTCGCCACCCCGTGGTCGAGGCCGCACTCGGGCGCGAAGGCGCTGCCTTTGTCGCGAATGACTGCCGGCTGGACGAGGGCGATCGGCTGTGGCTGGTCACCGGGCCCAATATGGGCGGCAAGTCCACCTTCCTGCGCCAGAACGCGCTGATCGTCATCCTGGCGCAGGCGGGCAGCTTCGTGCCGGCCCGCGCCGCTCGGCTTGGCCTTGTCGACCGGCTGTTCAGCCGGGTCGGTGCGTCGGACAATCTGGCGCGGGGCCGGTCCACCTTCATGGTGGAGATGATCGAGACGGCCGCCATTCTCGCGCAGGCCACCGAGCGCAGCTTCGTCATTCTCGACGAGGTGGGGCGCGGCACCTCGACTTATGACGGGCTGGCCATCGCCTGGGCAGTGGTGGAGGCGATCCACGACGTGAACGCGTGCCGCTGCCTGTTCGCGACTCACTATCATGAGCTGACGCGCCTCGCCGAACGGCTGGAAGCGCTGTCGCTCCACCATGTGCGGGCGCGCGAGTGGCAGGGCGATCTCGTGCTGCTGCACGAAGTGAGCGAGGGGCCGGCCGATCGCAGCTACGGCATCGCGGTCGCCCGACTCGCTGGACTGCCGCCGCAGGTGCTGGCCCGCGCGAAGGACGTGCTTGCCAGGCTGGAAGCCGGAAAGGCGCAGACCGGCGGCATCGCGGCCGGCCTCGATGATCTGCCGCTGTTCGCCGCCGCGCTGGCTCCGCAGCCCGACAAGGCGCCCGATCCGCTGCGCGAGCGGCTGGCGCAGACCGATGCCGACAGTCTTTCGCCCCGCGAAGCGCTCGAGCTCGTCTATGCCCTCAAGCAATTATCGGACGCCGCTCCTATATGA
- a CDS encoding NADP-dependent malic enzyme, with protein sequence MTDTTSDKTTIEFSEREALLFHSAGRPGKIEIIASKPMATQRDLALAYSPGVAVPVREIAENPQTAYDYTARGNLVAVISNGTAILGLGNLGALASKPVMEGKAVLFKRFADVDAIDLEVDTEDPQAFIDAVALLEPSFGGINLEDIKAPECFMIEAALKERMNIPVMHDDQHGTAIICAAGLINACHLTGRDISEARVVVNGAGAAAIACTELIKALGVPHDNVTMCDREGVIYQGRTHGMDQFKSAHAVRTEARTLHDALKGADIFLGLSAKDALRPEWIGEMNARPIIFAMANPDPEILPPVAKAARPDAIVATGRSDYPNQVNNVLGFPFIFRGALDVRATAINEAMKIAAAQAIASLAREQVPEEVALAYGKSHSFGADYIIPAPFDPRLMEVVPAAVAQAAMESGVAQQPIEDMAAYRQTLRARLNPTTSVLTLAYEGARAAPKRVLFAEAEEEVVLRAAIQFRDGGYGIPVLVGRQDVYEKLRELGVRDPESFELYNSVNSPLVPKMVDALYERLQRRGYLRRDCERMVNRDRNIFGALLLKMGEADAMITGVTRTYAQTMRELRRVIDPAPDRTCFGIHVLVGRSHTVFMADTTVNERPGAAELADIAIGTAAVARRMGHEPRVAFLSYSTFGNPPGNWLDNIREAVGLLDQRNVDFEYEGEMAPDVALNTRVMQSYPFSRLSGPANVLVMPGLQSANLSAKLLRELGGDSVIGPMLIGMGQPVQIAAMASTASELVTLAVLAAGGIAR encoded by the coding sequence ATGACAGATACGACCAGCGACAAGACGACCATCGAATTCTCGGAGCGCGAGGCGCTTCTCTTTCATTCGGCCGGGCGACCCGGGAAGATCGAGATCATCGCTTCCAAGCCCATGGCCACGCAGCGCGACCTCGCGCTGGCCTATTCGCCCGGCGTGGCGGTTCCCGTGCGGGAGATCGCCGAAAATCCGCAGACGGCCTATGATTACACCGCGCGGGGCAATCTCGTCGCGGTCATCTCGAACGGCACTGCGATCCTGGGCCTCGGCAATCTCGGAGCGCTGGCGTCGAAGCCGGTGATGGAAGGCAAGGCCGTCCTGTTCAAGCGCTTCGCGGACGTGGACGCCATCGACCTCGAGGTGGACACCGAAGACCCGCAGGCCTTCATCGACGCGGTGGCGCTGCTCGAGCCCAGCTTCGGCGGCATCAACCTCGAAGACATCAAGGCGCCTGAATGCTTCATGATCGAGGCGGCGCTCAAGGAGCGGATGAACATTCCGGTCATGCATGACGACCAGCACGGCACGGCCATCATCTGCGCCGCCGGGCTCATCAATGCCTGCCACCTGACCGGACGCGACATCAGCGAGGCCCGCGTCGTCGTGAATGGCGCGGGCGCTGCCGCCATCGCCTGCACCGAACTCATCAAGGCGCTGGGCGTGCCGCACGACAACGTCACCATGTGCGATCGCGAAGGCGTGATCTATCAGGGACGCACGCACGGCATGGACCAGTTCAAGTCCGCCCATGCAGTGCGCACGGAGGCGCGGACGCTGCATGATGCGCTCAAGGGCGCGGACATCTTCCTTGGGCTCTCCGCCAAGGATGCGCTCAGGCCCGAGTGGATCGGCGAGATGAACGCCCGGCCGATCATTTTCGCGATGGCCAATCCGGATCCGGAAATCCTGCCGCCCGTCGCCAAGGCGGCGCGGCCCGATGCCATCGTGGCGACGGGCCGGTCGGACTATCCGAACCAGGTCAACAACGTCCTCGGCTTCCCCTTCATCTTTCGTGGTGCGCTCGACGTGCGGGCCACCGCGATCAACGAAGCGATGAAGATCGCCGCAGCGCAGGCGATCGCTTCGCTCGCGCGCGAGCAGGTGCCGGAGGAAGTCGCGCTGGCCTATGGCAAGTCGCACAGCTTCGGCGCGGACTATATCATTCCCGCGCCCTTCGACCCCCGTCTGATGGAGGTGGTGCCGGCCGCCGTCGCGCAGGCCGCGATGGAATCGGGCGTGGCGCAGCAGCCGATCGAGGACATGGCCGCCTATCGGCAGACCCTGCGCGCGCGGCTCAATCCCACCACCTCGGTCCTGACGCTCGCTTATGAGGGCGCGCGGGCGGCGCCCAAGCGCGTCCTCTTCGCGGAAGCCGAGGAGGAAGTCGTCCTGCGCGCGGCGATCCAGTTCCGGGACGGCGGTTACGGCATTCCGGTGCTGGTCGGCCGTCAGGACGTTTATGAGAAGCTGAGGGAATTGGGCGTCCGCGACCCGGAAAGCTTCGAGCTCTACAACAGCGTGAATTCGCCGCTCGTGCCGAAAATGGTCGACGCGCTTTACGAGCGCCTCCAGCGGCGCGGCTATCTGCGGCGCGACTGCGAGCGGATGGTCAATCGCGATCGCAACATCTTCGGCGCGCTGCTGCTCAAGATGGGCGAGGCGGACGCGATGATCACCGGCGTCACCCGCACTTATGCCCAGACCATGCGCGAATTGCGCCGGGTCATCGATCCGGCGCCGGATCGCACCTGCTTCGGCATCCATGTCCTTGTCGGCCGTAGCCACACGGTGTTCATGGCCGACACCACCGTCAACGAGCGTCCCGGCGCCGCGGAGCTTGCCGATATCGCCATCGGCACCGCCGCCGTCGCGCGTCGGATGGGCCATGAGCCGCGCGTTGCCTTCCTTTCCTATTCCACCTTCGGAAATCCGCCGGGCAACTGGCTCGACAATATTCGCGAGGCAGTCGGCCTGCTCGACCAGCGCAATGTCGATTTCGAATATGAGGGGGAGATGGCACCGGACGTGGCGCTCAACACGCGCGTGATGCAGAGCTATCCCTTCAGTCGCCTGTCCGGGCCGGCCAATGTGCTGGTGATGCCGGGGCTCCAGTCGGCCAATCTTTCCGCCAAGCTGCTGCGGGAACTGGGCGGGGACTCCGTGATCGGCCCGATGCTCATCGGCATGGGCCAGCCGGTGCAGATCGCCGCCATGGCATCGACCGCGTCGGAACTGGTGACGCTCGCCGTGCTCGCTGCCGGCGGCATCGCACGCTGA
- the pheS gene encoding phenylalanine--tRNA ligase subunit alpha: protein MSEVTSLKDGLVAEIAAADTLDAVESLRVGALGKNGVVTALLKTLGAMTPEERQAKGPAIHELRESVTAALATRKAALETAALDARLAAERLDMTLPADLPPQGSVHPVSQVMDELAEIFADLGFSVATGPEIEDDWRNFTALNIPETHPARAMHDTFYFGDNYRAPGGNGETAAMLLRTHTSPVQIRTMMQQDAPIRIIAPGRVYRSDSDATHTPMFHQIEGLVIDKGIHLGHLKWTLETFLKAFFEREDIVLRLRPSYFPFTEPSVEVDVGYTVEKGQRVIGGSGDAENGGWMEVLGSGMVHPAVIRNSGLDPAEWQGFAFGTGVDRLAMLKYGMNDLRAFFDGDLRWLRHYGFSALDVPTLSGGVGA, encoded by the coding sequence ATGAGTGAAGTCACATCCCTGAAGGACGGCCTCGTCGCCGAAATCGCCGCCGCCGATACGCTCGATGCCGTGGAATCGCTGCGCGTCGGCGCTCTGGGCAAGAACGGCGTCGTGACCGCGCTGCTCAAGACGCTTGGCGCGATGACCCCGGAGGAACGGCAGGCCAAGGGCCCGGCCATCCACGAGCTGCGGGAAAGCGTGACGGCGGCGCTGGCCACACGCAAGGCGGCGCTGGAAACCGCGGCTCTCGATGCGCGCCTCGCGGCCGAACGGCTCGACATGACCCTGCCCGCCGACCTGCCCCCGCAAGGCAGCGTCCATCCGGTCAGCCAGGTGATGGACGAGCTGGCGGAAATCTTCGCGGATCTCGGCTTCTCCGTCGCGACCGGCCCGGAGATCGAGGATGACTGGCGCAATTTCACGGCGCTGAACATCCCGGAGACGCATCCGGCCCGTGCGATGCACGACACATTCTATTTCGGCGACAATTATCGCGCGCCCGGCGGCAATGGCGAAACGGCCGCCATGTTGCTGCGCACGCATACCTCGCCAGTGCAGATCCGCACGATGATGCAGCAGGACGCGCCGATCCGCATCATCGCGCCGGGCCGCGTCTATCGCTCCGATTCGGACGCGACCCATACGCCGATGTTCCATCAGATCGAGGGCCTCGTCATCGACAAGGGCATTCACCTCGGCCACCTCAAATGGACGCTGGAGACCTTCCTCAAGGCCTTCTTCGAGCGGGAGGACATCGTGCTGCGCCTGCGCCCCAGCTATTTCCCCTTCACCGAGCCGTCCGTCGAGGTCGATGTCGGCTACACGGTCGAGAAGGGGCAGCGCGTGATCGGCGGCAGCGGCGATGCGGAGAATGGCGGCTGGATGGAAGTGCTGGGCAGCGGCATGGTCCACCCGGCCGTGATCCGCAACAGCGGCCTTGATCCGGCGGAATGGCAGGGCTTCGCCTTCGGCACCGGCGTCGACCGGCTGGCGATGCTCAAATATGGCATGAATGACCTGCGCGCCTTCTTCGACGGCGATCTGCGCTGGCTGCGCCATTATGGCTTCTCCGCGCTGGATGTGCCCACGCTCAGCGGAGGAGTCGGCGCATGA
- the rplT gene encoding 50S ribosomal protein L20, translated as MARVKRGTTTKAKHKRILDQAKGYYGRRKNTIRIARQAVEKAGQYAYRDRKVKKRSFRALWIQRINAAVRMEGLTYGQFMHGLKLAGVELDRKVLADIAMHEGEAFKGIIAQARAALPAA; from the coding sequence ATGGCACGTGTGAAACGCGGCACGACCACGAAGGCGAAGCACAAGAGGATTCTGGATCAGGCGAAGGGCTATTATGGCCGTCGCAAGAACACGATCCGCATCGCCCGTCAGGCCGTCGAGAAGGCCGGGCAGTACGCCTATCGCGACCGCAAGGTGAAGAAGCGCAGCTTCCGCGCCCTGTGGATCCAGCGCATCAACGCCGCCGTCCGCATGGAAGGCCTGACCTACGGTCAGTTCATGCACGGCCTCAAGCTCGCAGGCGTCGAACTGGACCGCAAGGTCCTGGCCGACATCGCGATGCACGAGGGCGAGGCGTTCAAGGGCATCATCGCGCAGGCCCGCGCGGCACTGCCCGCCGCCTGA
- a CDS encoding universal stress protein: MKTVMVLIHDDVCQEARLQSALDVVRAVEGHLVCLDVVQMPVIADGFGVGGGAGVLLMDEREREDSNVERLEPRLANEGVSYEWARVHGQSDVAITDSIRLVDLIVVGKQGLGEIAESGNAAARLAELTSAPILLVPTDQKRLDLFGKVLVAWDGSAPADAAIRAAVPLLKLASEVEVLTIGEGEASPDEVAAYLDRHGCKVTARLLPKTGDVGTQLLDELNGSGARWCVMGSYGHSRLREQIFGGASRKLLAKAQVPVLISH, translated from the coding sequence ATGAAAACGGTGATGGTGCTGATTCATGACGATGTATGCCAGGAAGCGCGCCTGCAATCCGCGCTTGATGTCGTAAGGGCTGTCGAGGGCCATCTGGTCTGCCTCGACGTCGTGCAGATGCCGGTGATTGCCGATGGATTCGGCGTCGGCGGCGGCGCGGGCGTCCTGCTCATGGACGAGCGGGAGCGTGAGGACAGCAATGTCGAGCGACTCGAGCCTCGACTTGCCAATGAAGGCGTGAGCTATGAATGGGCGCGCGTTCACGGCCAGTCCGACGTGGCGATCACCGACAGTATCCGTCTGGTGGACCTCATCGTCGTGGGCAAGCAGGGCCTCGGGGAGATTGCCGAGTCGGGCAATGCCGCCGCGCGGCTGGCGGAGCTGACCTCGGCGCCGATCCTGCTGGTGCCGACGGACCAGAAGCGGCTCGATCTCTTTGGCAAGGTGCTCGTCGCCTGGGACGGTTCGGCGCCCGCGGACGCCGCCATTCGGGCCGCGGTTCCGCTGCTCAAGCTGGCCAGCGAAGTGGAGGTGCTGACCATCGGCGAAGGGGAAGCGAGCCCTGACGAAGTGGCCGCCTATCTCGATCGCCATGGCTGCAAGGTCACGGCCCGTCTGCTCCCCAAGACGGGCGATGTCGGCACCCAGCTGCTCGACGAATTGAACGGATCGGGCGCGCGCTGGTGCGTGATGGGCAGCTACGGGCACAGCCGCCTGCGCGAACAGATTTTCGGCGGCGCGAGCCGGAAACTGCTGGCCAAGGCTCAGGTGCCGGTGCTGATCTCGCACTGA
- a CDS encoding [protein-PII] uridylyltransferase — protein sequence MSVMNKLAESLPGRRTIIDRRQVADALNAELVGLGDVLARRQAIVVTLREALAAGRREVSARLARNPTRGRDAVTAQAFLMDQIVRLLFDATVTHLYPVSNPTAAERLSVIAVGGYGRGEMAPYSDVDIGFITPYKPTSWTEQVIESMLYALWDLGLKVGHSSRSIDETMRMARSDLTIRTALLEARFIWGDRGVYDECVRRFDSDVMQGTARSFVAEKLAERDARHKQMGDSRYVVEPNVKEGKGGLRDLHTLFWIGKYVNRVRTVAELVDVGLLTRAELSQFQRAENFLWAVRCHMHEISNRAEDRLTFDLQIEVAHRMGFVEKRGRPPVERFMHLYFLMAKTVGDLTGVFLAHLDDTMARKGRRYIPAIFSRPRKLDGFVLDRGRIAIPHDDFFRERPVRMIEIFALADKHDLQIHPNAMRALNRDAVLIDRKVRNHPEANALFMGILTSPRDPEKVLRWMNEAGTFGRFVPDFGRVVAQMQFDMYHHYTVDEHTIRAIGLLSRIEKGDLREDHPLGSAIITRINSRRVLYVAVLLHDIAKGRGGDHSLQGAEIAEKLCPRLGLSAAETETVAWLVRYHLLMSATAFKRDLADYKTILDFAEVVQSPERLRLLLLLTVVDIRAVGPGVWNSWKRQLLTELYDAAEEVIRPGHKQRGRQERIEEKRQKLSQRLGIGDKAFDKLVKHFPQSYWIAEPDHILEQNARHLLSAGQTGLSIEAQPYPERGATLVTVYAADHPGLFYRIAGAIHLAGGNIIDARIHTLKDGSALDNFLVQDPLGRRFDAPEQLARIKTYIEDALANRQKLLTKLDQRPLPRTRAEAFEVVPQVIIDNKASNRFTVVEVMARDRPALLLSLAFALFQSKTMVHSAHVATFGERAVDTFYLTDLLGGKLESKSRLATLERRLLDAADNRCGELLDVNNFAMSG from the coding sequence ATGAGTGTCATGAACAAGCTTGCCGAATCGCTGCCCGGACGGCGCACCATCATCGATCGCCGGCAAGTCGCCGATGCGCTGAACGCCGAGCTGGTCGGCCTCGGCGACGTTCTGGCGCGCCGACAGGCGATCGTGGTCACGCTGCGCGAGGCGCTGGCGGCGGGGCGCCGGGAAGTGTCGGCGAGGCTCGCACGCAATCCCACGCGCGGTCGCGACGCGGTGACGGCGCAGGCCTTCCTCATGGACCAGATCGTGCGCCTGCTTTTCGACGCGACGGTCACGCATCTTTATCCGGTCAGCAATCCCACGGCGGCCGAGCGCCTGAGCGTTATCGCCGTGGGCGGCTACGGACGCGGAGAGATGGCGCCATACAGCGACGTCGATATCGGCTTCATCACGCCCTACAAGCCGACGTCCTGGACGGAGCAGGTGATCGAATCCATGCTCTATGCCCTCTGGGACCTGGGCCTCAAGGTCGGTCATTCCAGCCGCTCGATCGACGAGACCATGCGCATGGCGAGGTCCGACCTCACCATTCGCACGGCGCTACTGGAGGCACGCTTCATCTGGGGCGACCGTGGTGTCTATGACGAATGCGTGCGGCGCTTCGACAGCGACGTGATGCAAGGCACGGCGCGCAGCTTCGTGGCCGAGAAGCTGGCGGAGCGGGACGCGCGTCACAAGCAGATGGGTGACAGCCGCTATGTGGTGGAACCCAATGTCAAGGAGGGCAAGGGCGGCCTGCGCGACCTGCACACGCTCTTCTGGATCGGCAAATATGTGAACCGCGTACGCACCGTCGCCGAGCTGGTGGATGTCGGCCTGCTGACGCGGGCGGAGCTCTCCCAGTTCCAGCGCGCCGAGAATTTCCTGTGGGCCGTGCGGTGCCACATGCACGAGATATCGAACCGCGCCGAGGACCGGCTGACCTTCGATCTCCAGATCGAGGTGGCGCACCGGATGGGCTTCGTCGAGAAGCGCGGACGCCCCCCGGTCGAGCGCTTCATGCATCTCTATTTCCTGATGGCGAAGACGGTCGGCGATCTTACCGGCGTCTTTCTCGCGCATCTGGATGACACCATGGCCCGCAAGGGCCGCCGCTACATCCCGGCCATTTTCAGCCGTCCGCGCAAGCTGGACGGCTTCGTGCTGGATCGCGGCCGGATCGCCATTCCGCATGACGACTTCTTCCGCGAGCGACCGGTGCGGATGATCGAGATCTTCGCGCTGGCCGACAAGCACGACCTTCAGATCCATCCGAACGCCATGCGCGCCCTCAATCGTGACGCCGTCCTCATCGACCGGAAGGTACGCAACCATCCGGAAGCCAATGCCCTGTTCATGGGCATCCTCACATCGCCGCGCGACCCCGAGAAAGTGCTGCGCTGGATGAACGAGGCGGGCACGTTCGGCCGTTTCGTGCCGGACTTCGGCCGGGTCGTCGCGCAGATGCAGTTCGACATGTATCACCACTACACGGTCGACGAGCACACGATCCGGGCGATCGGCCTCCTCTCGCGGATCGAGAAGGGGGACCTGCGGGAAGACCATCCGCTCGGCAGCGCGATCATCACCAGGATCAATTCCCGGCGCGTGCTTTACGTCGCCGTTCTGCTCCACGACATCGCCAAGGGACGTGGCGGCGATCACAGCCTGCAAGGCGCCGAGATCGCCGAGAAACTTTGCCCGAGGCTGGGGTTGAGCGCCGCCGAGACCGAGACCGTCGCCTGGCTGGTGCGCTATCATCTGCTGATGTCGGCAACGGCCTTCAAGCGCGACCTGGCCGATTACAAGACGATCCTCGATTTCGCCGAAGTCGTGCAGAGCCCGGAGCGCCTGCGTCTGCTGCTGCTGCTGACCGTCGTGGATATCCGCGCCGTCGGGCCGGGTGTCTGGAACAGCTGGAAGCGCCAGCTCCTCACCGAGCTCTATGATGCCGCCGAGGAAGTCATCCGCCCCGGCCACAAGCAGCGGGGCAGGCAGGAGCGGATCGAGGAAAAGCGACAGAAGCTCTCCCAGCGCCTCGGCATCGGGGACAAGGCCTTCGACAAGCTGGTGAAGCATTTTCCCCAGTCATACTGGATTGCCGAGCCTGACCACATTCTGGAGCAGAATGCGCGGCACCTGCTGTCCGCAGGGCAGACCGGTCTTTCGATCGAGGCGCAGCCCTATCCGGAACGTGGCGCGACTCTGGTCACCGTCTATGCGGCCGACCATCCCGGCCTCTTCTATCGCATTGCCGGCGCCATCCATCTGGCGGGCGGCAACATCATCGATGCCCGCATCCACACGCTGAAGGACGGTTCGGCGCTCGATAATTTCCTGGTGCAGGATCCGCTTGGCCGTCGTTTCGATGCGCCCGAGCAGCTCGCGCGCATCAAGACCTATATCGAGGACGCGCTGGCCAATCGGCAGAAGCTGCTGACCAAGCTCGACCAGCGGCCCCTGCCCCGCACGCGCGCGGAAGCTTTCGAGGTCGTGCCGCAGGTCATCATCGACAACAAGGCCTCGAACCGCTTCACCGTGGTCGAGGTGATGGCGCGTGACCGGCCGGCGCTGCTGCTGAGCCTTGCCTTCGCCCTGTTCCAGTCCAAGACCATGGTCCACAGCGCTCATGTCGCCACGTTCGGCGAGCGGGCAGTGGACACTTTCTATCTCACCGATCTCCTCGGCGGAAAACTCGAGAGCAAGTCGCGCCTGGCGACGCTGGAGCGGCGCCTGCTCGATGCCGCCGACAATCGGTGCGGCGAATTGCTCGACGTGAACAATTTCGCCATGTCGGGCTGA
- the rpmI gene encoding 50S ribosomal protein L35 → MPKLKTKSGVKKRFKFTATGKVKHGVAGKRHRLISHNAKYIRQNRGTEVLSDADVAHVRLWAPYGLK, encoded by the coding sequence ATGCCCAAGCTCAAGACCAAGAGCGGTGTGAAGAAACGCTTCAAGTTCACCGCCACCGGCAAGGTCAAGCATGGTGTGGCCGGCAAGCGCCACCGCCTGATCTCGCACAATGCGAAATATATTCGCCAGAACCGTGGCACGGAGGTTCTCTCCGACGCTGACGTCGCCCATGTGCGCCTCTGGGCGCCCTACGGCCTGAAGTAA